In Bacillus toyonensis BCT-7112, a single window of DNA contains:
- a CDS encoding DJ-1/PfpI family protein has product MEIVIMLYEGITALDAIGPYEVFAAESNNNIKFVAKTTGLIKLDSKMGYLHADYNFTEVNSADILIIPGCRPPNFKQLMEDEETLNWILQIHETTKWTTTVCTGSLILGATGLLNGVKATSHWSSFDLLRSLGAIPTEERVVRHEKIITAAGVSAGIDMALQLMAWEFGDEKSKAVQLMLEYDPQPPFDTGSPKKASASLLEELNLMLEDFHNKV; this is encoded by the coding sequence ATGGAAATCGTTATTATGCTCTATGAAGGGATTACTGCATTAGATGCTATTGGTCCGTACGAAGTATTTGCAGCAGAAAGCAATAACAACATAAAGTTTGTTGCTAAAACTACGGGCTTAATTAAATTAGATTCAAAAATGGGCTATTTACATGCCGATTATAATTTTACTGAAGTTAATTCAGCTGATATCCTTATTATTCCTGGATGTCGCCCGCCTAACTTTAAACAACTTATGGAGGACGAAGAAACTCTCAATTGGATTCTCCAAATACATGAAACTACTAAATGGACTACAACTGTATGTACAGGTTCTTTAATCTTAGGTGCTACTGGCCTACTAAATGGTGTTAAAGCCACTAGTCATTGGAGCTCTTTTGACTTGCTTCGTTCTCTCGGGGCTATTCCAACTGAAGAGAGAGTCGTTCGCCATGAAAAAATCATAACAGCAGCTGGTGTATCTGCAGGTATTGATATGGCTCTCCAGTTGATGGCTTGGGAATTCGGAGATGAAAAGAGTAAAGCAGTTCAGCTCATGTTAGAATACGACCCACAGCCTCCTTTTGATACAGGTTCACCAAAAAAAGCATCCGCATCATTATTAGAAGAATTAAATTTGATGCTTGAAGATTTTCATAATAAAGTTTAA
- a CDS encoding PLP-dependent cysteine synthase family protein: MIVNHFEEFSKNVGNTPLIKLECEETKNLSIYAKCEWHNPTGSIKDRAALGMINKYLQEANKKQHILEYSGGSLARSIGYLCYYLGIECTLVLSSATGQSLLNELEYYGANVILVDKCKGFYAVIEKTIEISKQKQELYFLFQHYNNANLLSHIEGTGREIIAQMNGKPIHAWVASAGTGGTLIGVYKAVKKYTKNVELHLVMPAELPYGSEQPPNALKKYAGSGGFGLGRKQHFIEKEDNLIEKQWTYSYEETLYEMARFYKATGMKIGTSAAANLLAAKQLGKEKGANFNVVTVFPDAGSIEEWSDVKSLAKI, translated from the coding sequence ATGATAGTAAACCATTTTGAAGAGTTTTCTAAAAATGTTGGAAATACCCCTCTCATTAAATTAGAATGCGAAGAAACGAAGAATCTTTCAATCTATGCTAAATGTGAATGGCACAACCCTACAGGATCGATTAAGGATAGAGCAGCACTTGGAATGATCAATAAATATTTACAAGAAGCGAACAAAAAACAACATATTTTAGAGTATAGTGGTGGAAGCTTAGCGAGGTCAATTGGCTATCTTTGTTATTATTTAGGGATTGAATGCACGTTAGTGTTAAGTTCTGCAACTGGTCAATCTCTATTAAATGAACTCGAATATTATGGTGCTAACGTAATCTTAGTTGATAAATGTAAGGGATTTTACGCTGTAATTGAGAAGACAATAGAGATTAGCAAACAAAAACAAGAGTTATACTTTTTGTTCCAACATTATAATAATGCAAATTTATTAAGTCATATAGAAGGAACAGGCCGAGAAATTATTGCACAAATGAACGGAAAACCAATACACGCATGGGTAGCATCCGCTGGTACTGGTGGAACTCTAATTGGGGTCTATAAAGCAGTAAAGAAGTATACAAAAAATGTTGAGCTACATTTAGTAATGCCTGCCGAATTACCATATGGATCTGAACAACCGCCAAATGCTTTAAAGAAATATGCAGGATCAGGTGGATTCGGTCTAGGACGGAAACAACATTTCATAGAAAAGGAAGACAATTTGATAGAAAAGCAATGGACTTATTCATATGAAGAAACCTTGTATGAAATGGCCCGTTTTTATAAGGCTACTGGTATGAAAATAGGAACGTCTGCGGCAGCAAACTTATTAGCTGCAAAACAATTAGGAAAAGAAAAAGGTGCGAATTTTAATGTAGTTACCGTTTTTCCGGATGCAGGTTCTATAGAAGAGTGGTCAGATGTAAAGAGTTTAGCCAAAATATAG
- a CDS encoding GNAT family N-acetyltransferase, with product MKIPFVQLRELTLEDVEDRYQWSLDTEVTKHLVVPDQYPPFTREDTRKWIEACISRKNGYEQRAIVTENNIHIGWVDLKNFDKTNKNAELGITIGDKEYWGTGYGIASLYSILQLGFFDFELEKVWLRVDEDNLQARKSYEKAGFVCEGLMRNDRLRQKKFIHRYRYSMLKEEYQSIISGL from the coding sequence ATGAAAATACCATTCGTTCAATTAAGGGAATTGACACTAGAGGATGTAGAAGATCGATATCAATGGTCATTAGATACAGAAGTGACAAAACACTTAGTCGTACCAGATCAATATCCTCCGTTCACTCGTGAAGATACGAGAAAATGGATTGAAGCATGCATAAGTCGAAAGAATGGTTATGAACAAAGGGCTATCGTTACAGAAAACAATATACACATTGGCTGGGTAGACCTTAAAAATTTTGACAAAACAAATAAAAATGCGGAACTAGGAATTACGATTGGGGATAAAGAGTATTGGGGAACAGGGTATGGAATAGCATCTCTATATAGTATATTACAACTGGGATTCTTTGATTTCGAATTGGAGAAAGTTTGGCTACGTGTAGATGAGGATAATTTACAAGCTAGAAAGAGTTATGAAAAGGCTGGCTTTGTTTGTGAAGGACTAATGAGAAATGATCGGTTACGTCAAAAGAAGTTCATTCATCGCTATCGTTATAGTATGTTAAAAGAAGAATATCAATCTATAATTAGTGGTTTATAA
- a CDS encoding DNA alkylation repair protein, with protein MLLEEVMQQLEKYGTEQNRKTYKNHGAKEPLFGVSFANLKLLKKKIKKDHDLAISLWETKNMDAMTLATYILEPKNVTSEQLNSWIRDVDYYCLMDVLMTAICTSPIAIERMDEWTKSDDEWIGRAGWSLLANIAIKNKKLDDNFFMPYLEEIKVHIHNEKNRKREAMNSALIAIGIRNEALEQQAIEIAREIGKVKIDHGATSCKTPDAEPYIKKARERAEKRK; from the coding sequence ATGCTACTTGAAGAGGTCATGCAGCAACTAGAGAAATATGGAACGGAACAAAATCGAAAAACGTATAAAAATCATGGGGCGAAAGAGCCGCTATTCGGAGTCAGTTTTGCAAATTTAAAATTATTAAAAAAGAAGATAAAAAAAGATCATGATTTAGCAATTTCATTATGGGAAACAAAAAATATGGATGCAATGACTTTAGCAACGTATATTTTAGAACCGAAGAATGTAACATCAGAACAGCTGAATAGTTGGATTAGGGATGTTGATTATTATTGTTTAATGGACGTTCTTATGACAGCTATATGTACGTCGCCAATCGCAATAGAAAGAATGGACGAATGGACGAAATCTGATGATGAATGGATCGGGAGAGCAGGTTGGTCATTATTAGCGAATATCGCAATAAAAAATAAAAAGTTAGACGATAACTTCTTCATGCCGTATTTAGAAGAGATTAAAGTTCATATACATAATGAAAAAAATAGAAAAAGAGAAGCAATGAATAGCGCTTTAATTGCGATAGGGATTCGAAATGAAGCTTTAGAGCAACAAGCAATTGAAATTGCTCGTGAAATTGGAAAAGTAAAAATTGATCACGGTGCAACGTCATGTAAAACACCAGATGCAGAACCGTATATAAAAAAGGCTCGAGAAAGAGCAGAAAAAAGAAAGTAA
- a CDS encoding MBL fold metallo-hydrolase, whose protein sequence is MVHYICTTCGVQYPENKEAPSRCKICNEERQYMNPMGQSWTTLETMQHSNLYKNEIIKEETGLYSITTKPKFAIGQTAFLIQSKTLNVLWDCISYLDDKTIQRIYDLGGIQAIALSHPHYYSTQVKWAETFHIPIYIHEDDKEWVVRPSKQIKFWSGEHLILSEELTLHRLGGHFKGGTVMHWKDGNEGKGILLSGDIIQVVSDRKWVSFMYSYPNLIPLPANKVRKMAEKVKGIQFSRLYNAFHGVVMEDANRAVQRSADRYIKALQGELFHT, encoded by the coding sequence ATGGTTCATTATATTTGCACGACATGTGGAGTTCAGTATCCCGAAAATAAAGAGGCACCTTCGCGTTGTAAAATTTGTAATGAGGAAAGGCAATATATGAATCCAATGGGGCAGTCATGGACAACATTAGAAACAATGCAACATAGCAATTTATACAAAAATGAAATAATAAAAGAAGAAACTGGTTTGTATAGCATTACTACTAAACCTAAGTTTGCAATTGGACAAACAGCATTTTTAATACAAAGTAAAACTCTAAATGTTTTGTGGGATTGTATTAGTTATTTAGATGATAAAACGATACAACGTATATATGATTTAGGTGGTATTCAAGCAATAGCACTTTCTCATCCACATTATTACTCTACACAAGTAAAATGGGCGGAAACATTTCATATACCTATCTATATTCATGAAGATGATAAAGAATGGGTGGTCCGCCCGAGTAAGCAAATTAAATTTTGGTCTGGGGAACATTTGATATTATCGGAAGAACTTACATTGCATCGGTTAGGTGGCCATTTTAAAGGTGGAACTGTTATGCACTGGAAAGACGGTAATGAGGGGAAAGGTATTTTGTTATCAGGTGATATTATACAAGTAGTTTCGGATCGAAAATGGGTAAGTTTTATGTATAGTTATCCCAATCTTATCCCATTACCAGCGAATAAAGTTAGAAAAATGGCAGAGAAAGTAAAAGGAATCCAATTTAGTCGACTGTATAATGCGTTTCATGGTGTTGTGATGGAAGATGCGAATAGGGCTGTACAAAGATCTGCTGATCGATATATAAAGGCCCTACAAGGAGAATTATTTCATACGTAA
- a CDS encoding VOC family protein — translation MKNWVQFRIARPTDKFEEVISFYETGLGLKRIGEFHNHEGYDGVMFGLPGEEYHLEFTTHVNGSPCPAPTKDNLLVFYMPNKDEIEIIANRLSEMGYHEVEPENPYWIEKGTTIEDPDGWRIVLMNAFE, via the coding sequence ATGAAGAATTGGGTTCAATTTAGAATTGCAAGACCAACAGATAAATTTGAAGAAGTTATAAGTTTTTACGAAACAGGATTAGGGTTAAAACGTATAGGGGAATTTCACAATCATGAAGGATATGACGGGGTTATGTTTGGATTACCGGGTGAAGAGTACCATTTGGAGTTTACTACGCATGTAAATGGAAGCCCATGCCCAGCACCGACAAAAGATAATTTACTAGTTTTTTATATGCCGAATAAAGATGAAATTGAAATAATCGCGAATCGGTTAAGTGAAATGGGCTACCATGAGGTGGAACCGGAAAATCCGTATTGGATAGAGAAAGGTACTACAATAGAGGATCCAGATGGCTGGAGAATTGTGCTTATGAATGCATTTGAATAA
- a CDS encoding GNAT family N-acetyltransferase yields the protein MIRLLTKEDAKKYWDLRLQALQVNPEAFITTYEEAIRQENPIERVEGNLTSTISCTLGAFNEEKLIGVVTLLTEEKVAYKHKGHIVAMYVDAQNRRNGLARELIANAIQRARDIQLEQLTLGVVSTNEPAKNLYESMGFKTYGIEKRAIKINGAYSDDEHMVLFL from the coding sequence ATGATTCGATTACTTACGAAAGAAGATGCAAAAAAATATTGGGATTTACGTTTACAAGCATTACAAGTAAACCCAGAGGCGTTTATAACAACTTATGAAGAGGCGATTCGTCAGGAAAATCCTATTGAGCGAGTTGAAGGGAATTTAACATCTACTATTAGTTGTACACTTGGCGCGTTTAATGAAGAAAAATTAATTGGTGTAGTCACTTTACTAACGGAAGAGAAAGTAGCATATAAGCATAAAGGCCATATCGTTGCGATGTATGTAGACGCACAAAACAGACGAAACGGGTTGGCACGTGAGCTAATTGCAAATGCAATTCAAAGAGCGCGGGATATACAACTAGAGCAATTGACATTAGGTGTTGTATCTACAAACGAACCAGCAAAAAATTTGTACGAATCAATGGGCTTTAAAACATATGGAATTGAAAAAAGGGCTATAAAGATTAATGGTGCGTACAGTGATGATGAACATATGGTGCTGTTCCTTTAA